ctagattagttaactcaatggttataaatattttttcccctttaaaagtaaaaataaaaataaaaatgattaagataaacataaaaagtggtattatgaatgtggtatttttgacaatttttcattttttaaaccCCTCCCCcttgcaattaaaaaataacatggaaatcaactgacTACTGGTATACAGCTTTCACCTCTTATTAGAATTTTAggaatattttctataattttaggagtctttttggtaaatttggtaaataatttctaaaatatagtaaaatctTTCGTACTGTTTAAAATTTGTTCTTTACGGCATTTATTTAATCTTTAATACTCGACTcgtatttataaatactttcTAGATgtttaaattgtttaataaacttaaaacatttttctaaataaaatgttagaaGTAAACAAGTTTTTACAAGGGAAAATTTGAGAAAATACATTTATCtgagattttattttaaaaaatgtacttcgatttatatttttttttaaatacaatttaatttatgttaaaataaaatctcagatatatatatatataatcattttacaaattattttcttttagatAATACTCTTAAATCTACGTAATATAATATCTTATAAtactatattttagtttattttgatgAAAGTACTAAAATGACGTTTTCCATTATCTCTATCTCCTCATTTCTTTCAATTCTTCTTctgtgtttctatttatttgtatcatcttcttcttcttcttcctctagtTCTCCATTTTTTGTAGCGCTTATATgtgtattattttgtttcaatgTTTTTGAGGTGTAATTTGATTTTGTCTCGCCAACATCTATAGGTGCGTAGATTTATCATGTAAAGGTAATAATGTTATTACTACATCAATTGACATAAAGATCCAAATAAACTTTTTTAtagtcttttgtttttctttagatTCAGAAGACATCAAAAGTAATATCATTTATACAGTACAATGATCCTTATACAGTACAATGATCTATGTATATTGCTTGATGTGTTTCATGAGTGACGGATCTTCTACGTTCCAGTTCTCTGTATCTCAGAGACGTCAAAGCAAGTTCCCAAAGCATTTATAAAATGCTTAACACACCATACATGAACAGAACTCAATGTCAACAGTAAGTTAGGATACTTTTCTTCTGAAATTGACAGAATGAAGAAAATAAGCATATACATCCAATAAACTACTACCACCAATTCTATAATTTGATGCTGTTCTGATTAAAAAAAGGGTTCCTAGCTATTGGAAGAATCTACGAAGGTACATGAAATCACAAAAGTGTATTATCATAAACATTATCAGTAGTAATAGTTAcatcaaatatgtattttagTTGTCAgagtatgtatatttttttatcaaatttggaTTAAAATGTTTTATCACATTTCAAAAAGTATAgttttcaaaacttaaaaatacaagtataTTCTCCAAATTTCAAACTATAAATAGGGtattttcaaattatccttttttACAATCcaaataaatgatatatatgatattttttgaaagaatgcTAAATTATTTCAAACAAAAAGGTTATTTACACTTTGTGTTACATTGGGATtgaaatttttcttaaaatcaaaTACTAAGCTTCAAGTAGCTATTGAGTTGCAAACCATATGGCTAATTAAACCATTGGGAttgatatatatgattttttatggtTTATGTCGTGTTTGTACATAAAACTTGTTTTGATGTTATCTATCATAcgataattatatacatatgtgtatatatatttgtgtttttttgctATGCTTATATAATAATCGCCTCTGATTTAACACCTTTTcgattaaaatgaaaaaaaaaactacgtaATATTCCcgttagaataaatatatatatatatatatacagcgtggaaaatacaaatacatgaaCAAGATCCaatctaataaaaattattatatataaagtgTACCGGTCTGATTATTTCCTCGACACACTATCACCAACAAACTCCTTAGAGGAAAGAAAACACATAATCATAGATGTTTTACTATGTGATTATTCTCTCTTTAGCTCTCTTTCTTGTGGCTTACAAACTcatattctcatccaaaaagCAACGTTTCAACCTCCCTCCTTCTCCGCCTTACGCTCTCCCCATTCTCGGCCACCACCTCCTCATCAAACCGCCGGTCCACCGTCTCTTCCACCGCCTCTCAAAGACCTACGGCCCAATCTTCTCCCTCAGAGTTGGCTACCGCCGCACCGTCGTGATCTCCTCCTCCTCACTGGCATCAGAATGCTTCACGGGCCAAAACGACGTCCTCATCTCGAACAGGCCTTGTTTCCTAACCGCAAAATACGTCGCATACAACTACACAACCGTCGGGACCGCTCCTTACGGCGACCACTGGCGTAACCTCCGCCGCGTCTGCTCCCTTGAAATCCTCTCCTCGAACCGTCTCACCAACTTCCTCCATATACGTAAAGACGAAATACGCCGCATGCTCACGAGACTCTCACGTGAGGTCGACAAAGAGATCGAGCTAGAGCCGCTATTGTCTGACCTAACGTTCAACAACATCGTGAGGATGGTCACGGGGAAGAGATATTACGGAGACCAAGTCCATAACGAGGAAGAAGCGAATCTTTTCAAGAAACTCGTCGCCGATGTTAACGACTGTAGCGGCGCGAGACACCCCGGAGATTACTTgccatttttgaaaatattcggAGGGAGCTTTGAGAAGAAAGTGAAATCTGTTGGAGAAGCCATGGATGAGATCTTGCAGCGTTTGCTTGATGAGTGTAGAAGAGACAAAGGCGGTAACACAATGGTTAACCATTTGCTCTCTTTGCAACAACAGGAGCCAGAGTATTACACCGACGTTACTATCAAAGGCTTAATGCTGGTAAGTGCTAAAGAATCTCTAGTACACTCAATAATACAAGAGCCAGAATATTACTCTGATGTCACTTATTCTTTGTGTTTTGGTACTTGatttttaaatcattattaTGGCTCACACGTTTTCATTAAGTGGTAACGAATCTTTCTCAAATCAACCTTTTGGTGTAATTTCAATATATAGACGGCTCAGGTATATACCGTAGGTTTTAGACTTGTAGGTAAATATACTTGTAGGTTTTAGACTTTGGTTTTGATCTCCAAATTTTAACAAGCTAATATACTTGTAGGTTTTAAACTTTGAAACTGTAAAAacctttattaatttattgtaatttttaaaaaataatatgtgaattattataaaaatgaaacgtttttaactttttgtacCTGTACAAAGAAGTAGTTCGATTGAACCTTTTATTGccaaaaaagaatataaacaacAAAGAAACTTTACTTATTGGGAATCCCCAACATACAACTAGAAACATTTTAGCCACAATTGCAAAAGATTCAGAAACTTCTTGCGTTATTTCCTTGCTACGATATATAATCTTACGGATCAACTAGTCATGTTAACGATCTGCGGAGATGTAGTCATGTTGTTGTGAAGACGGCTGTTACGTTCTGGCTAGTCATGTTAATATTTATAGTTACTTAAGCTGTATGTAATTAACaagtacttatatatatttttgttaattatgtGTGAAATAGGGTATGATGATAGCCGGAACAGATACCTCTGCCGTAACCCTAGAATGGGCGATGGCGTGTTTGCTAAACCATCCAGAGTCACTGGAAAAGGCAAAACAAGAGATCGACGAGAAAATTGGACAAGAACGTTTGATCGACGAACCAGACCTAGAAAAATTGCCTTACCTTCAAAACATAGTGTCCGAAACATTCCGGCTATACCCTGCTGCGCCGCTCTTAGTGCCAAGATCGACGACAGACGATATCAAAGTCGGAGGGTACGACGTTCCACGTGGAACGATGGTGATGGTGAACGCGTGGGCTATACACAGAGATCCAAGCCTCTGGAATGAACCAGAGAAGTTCAAACCGGAACGGTTTAACATCGGAGAAGGAGGAGAAGACGTTCATAAGCTAATGCCATTTGGTAATGGACGGAGAGCGTGTCCAGGAACCGGTTTAGGGCAGAGGATCGTGACGTTGGCGTTAGGATCGTTGATTCAGTGTTTTGACTGGGAAAAGGTCAATGACGAGAAGATCGACATGACAGAGACTCCGGGGATGGCAATGCGTAAGAAAGAGCCTTTATGGGCCTTGTGTAGTTCTCGGCTCATTATGAATGAACTTCAGGCTCACTCATAAGGTTTCTGAAGCTATATATGAAATGTTACTCGAATGAATGGAAATCTACGTTTGCTTCATTTCAATGAATTTCTAATGGTTAAATTctctcttctgttttttttcaatgcaaaattacTTAACGAAAATTGTCGGGGAAAAAAACTTTCTGTTGATTTAAGGTGTCTTTAATCATTGGCCTATggcttaattaaaaaaaaaaaactccgaaagacctattttaatagaaatatactccctctgtttctaaaagatatattttagtgttttcacacatattaaaaaacacattaaattattatggtaaatttatcgttttctgtaatttttaattttcaataacttttagtCAATAGTAATCTAATAAAaccaattaattttctttaaatttgtaattttctcataaaaaacataaaatatacatctttttgaaacaaaatattttttcaaaacatgGAGTATAATTTTGTGGATGGGGAATTCAGACCGGTCAACAAACAAGTGATAAAAATGATAGATTTTGATTAAATGAAACGGAAAGCCAATGATTATAGAAAAAGGTAATCGAGTTCAAAGTAAAAGAAATTGGTGACTATTCATTATTCAAAGAAAATATCGTCGTACATAAATTATGTACGCGGAGTTACTAAATTTATAGACTAAATCTGCTTTTTATCCGCAAGccttttatttatctatttttggtaaaatatgcCTTTTATTTATGAAAGTGGGACTCCATCAATTTTAGGAATAGATTGTTGGTTTAAGTCatcattttcataaaattatgtaGATTTTAGTGATTGGTGCGGTTACCTCTTATTAGGTTCAATATTCACTATACTATCATGGGTCGATGGAATTCGCCAACCTTGTCAGCTGGTGATGGACATTTTTCAAGGATACAGCCGTCTTCACAACAACATGACTACATCTCCGCAGATCGTTAACATGACTAGTTGATCCGTAAGACTATATATCGTAGCAAGGAAATAAACGCAAGAAGTTTCCGAATCTTTTGCCAGCTAACATGGAATTCGCGAACCTCGTCAGGACAGACTGTATCCTTTAATTTACAGAGACTAAACTAGGAGGAGTAAACATGACATTGTATATGTAAGGATGGCTGAAAGGACTGCTTGAAGCATAGTGAGCTTGCTTGCTTTGGAGAGGAACCGGGTTTACCAGCTAACAGCGCAATGTTGAATTTTATCGACTATAGAGGTAAACagatctttttttcttcttccaaaaTGTTAAAGAAGGCTTAAGTATTTTCCTAATCCCCCTTCTTTAGCAATATCCAGTGAGGTCTTCGCTGCTTGTCTCATAGATTATGTTGTTGTGAGGACTTGGCAGTATTTATCTTCTGTCCAGAAGCTTCCTCGTACTTAAATATGATATTGCATAGAGCTTCACAATCGGCAGGTGAGGCAGCACAGAAGAACATCTTGTCATCAGCAAATAGTTGATGTAAAGACTGCCACTAGCTGTTCTTATGCCCTGGAGTGAAGTATCTTTTGCTGCATTTCTGCATAGGCCCGAGAGGACTTCTCCACAAAGAATGAACATATATTATCCTTTCAATCTAACAATTCATTTTTAATCcttgaaaaaatcttaaatctaaACTCAGACATGatcaatgaaacaaaaattattaatttaataaactgCATTAAGAAATCAATAAGAGAGATAAAGGAGTTCGAAATCTTCGTTTTACTAAATACTGATTTGTCTCCGTAAAAACTCTAAACCACTAAATCTGATATAAAATAAAGCTTAGCCTAAATAAtggcttaaataataaatataggtTTAAAACACGTCAAATTTAGTTGCATATAGTGGAAAATTTTGGGCAAATCTTCAGCTAGTGAAACTTGATAAAAACTCATGGGAACATTTGATCGTGATGTTTGTCGACATACACCAATGGGTGGTGTGGATCGACaccaattttgtttaaaatgtaTCTAAATCTATAATGACTCATAAAACTTGAAACATAATActctaaatcaaatttatatcaTAGTCGAAAACTCATAAAACCATGATACATATGTACTATTGATGTACCACTTGTATTATTGTTTccctaattttaaatttaatcaaattaaaaaaggCAATCTTGtttatcaaattaataaaagttattCTTATCAGacagaaaacaaaacaattgaTTTGATATGCCTTTCAACCAGGAGTCCCTTCCAGGATTTGAGCGTATATGAGACATCTGTTCGTGTAAGACAAGGCTAGGAATCTACAGTGAAATTCTCTCTTGCTTTTGGTCTATTTACTCTTTCTCTAATCATTTTGGGTCTTAAATCATTGCTTCAGAACCTAGCAATTATAGAGTAGAGTATTATTTTGTAACtgaacttttcaaaaaatattccTAATACTAAAAGATACTATGTGTCAAATACCTAGAATAGtcacaaatttttaataaattaaagagCTAGCGACTGTATGTTTAACGACCTTTTCGAACTCTTTAACTCCATGCCCATTAAAATCATAGCTGTATAATCTTTGATAATTTCCTGATATTTCAATAGAATACATTTTAACCAAAAAACAATTAAGTCAATAACACATCGATCGCAGTAAGCAGACAAAGTGCCTTTGTCGGCATCTATTAACAACAAGCACGTTTCCCATACAACTTTTTCCCCTACCTAAATATTCGGAATTTTCTGCAACTTTATGTAACCCTCCACTAGACACGAACAAAAACCGTGGCCCGGCCCAAAGTAAGTAGTTTGGATTGGTTGCTGTTCTGTCAAATAACTCGAATgagttttgtatatattgtttCGATTTTTGGTTCGGCTTTTATCCCATAACCAAATCAAAATAACTGATCACATCCGGTGGctgatcaaaaaaatattttgagtaGGGGCATTTTTTTTTGAGTAGGGGCATTTGAGTAGGGGCataaaaataactaattaatattgttatatGATAACATTATATAGGGGCATGAAATTCCAATCCAAAGAAAGGTGAAACTTTAAGTTTTAGAAGAGGAAAatccgaacccaaaccaaatTAAATCCGACATAATATCCGAATAGAACGTGTTCTAAAGtgaaattttaagttttttcacTTAACAATCATTTTTGTTCATGCCACCAAATGATTGTTAGTGAAATTTATTTTGTGAACTAATTGTGTAATTTTGACTCAAACAAGTATTTGAATAACAGAAAGTCAAATTAGAATAAATCTGAATTTAAAATGGGTTCAACCGGATTTTTGATGTGTTATTATATTCGAATTGAACCCAAAGAAATCTCAACCACAATTTAAGAATAACTAAAAGGAGTTAAATTTCATATTAACGTAGAACCAAAACCCAATTGATCGAGTAAAACCCGAATGGACACCTAAACGCCTATGTCTAATATAACataaatctattatatatttttagtaaggATATtcattagaagaaaaaataaaataatacaataatatacctaaatattttcttataaactatatgaagaaaaataatgaatccacaagcaaaataaaaactactagaactatatatttgtttaaaacaaaaatagttttaatgaaAAAGGAAGAATAAAAAAGAACTCAAGAAAAAGATGTGGTAGGATGAGACTCGAACCTTGCCGAATGGGGGCAAAGAGAGAGACTTAACCAACTAATATATAATCAGTAATAATCCTCATGTACTTCAATTTTAGCTTTAGATTTTAGTGGTGGTAGTTACCACCTCGTGGATCCGCAACTGATCACATCTCTCATCACGACTCTCTTATTTCGCAAATTTTTCATGCCTTAACTACtacaaaaattataagtttAAGCACCTAGGTGTGATCGGGTGGCGAAAGCGCTTAGAAAGTTTATAAGGGACTTGGGTTCGAAATTTCATACGACTCAGATTACTTATTCGTGTGGCCAGGCGACAGGAGTATTTAACTCCACTTGTGAGCCCTGTTCTAAAACTCGCCCGCCTGGGCGAGTAAGCGGCCGAGAACGCGTTGTGCGGTGAGCTTCCGTGGCGAGTTGGACATGATCGGTGTCATTATCCGGCAACCCGAGTTTTGACCGCAGACACCGTAGTTTAATAGTAATCGGCGATTAATTATCTAAATCCGCGTAGTATAAATCGTTAAAACCACCAAAACCAAGTTGTGATTTTGATTTGTCAACTCCAATAAAGATCAAATCGAGACTAAATGATGCTGAATAGAGTCTAATCATTCGTAGAAGTGCAAGATATGGTGACAAGATAAAAGAATTGCAGGAATAGAAAATGTAAGGATATGAAGAAGATAATGATAATTACGTAAATGCCATTctcttaaagaaaaaaaaaacaaaatgagcTGTCGAACTTGAGACATATTGACTAAAAGCAATATTAATACCACCAGACCACATACAAAACTGAACGTTGTTACTCACAATTcatctaatatataaattatatttttgtgatcaatTTGGTATTTATTCACAAATCTATAATTTTAGTACAAGGATATTTTATACATACACATGTATTACTcattaatatattgtattatacataaaaattaGGTATTATACGTATAAAAGTACAAAAAATTCCTCCCCGCGTACTCCCCGAGTTTTTTCCGCTTTTTCAATAAATCGCTAGGCCCATGTGTGCCGCACGCGTAGCGTCTAGCGAGTTTCCGAACAGGGCTTGTGAGTAACCAGATCTATTTAATGCCGATGGACAAGTTCCCAGAGATTACTTACTTGGGTTTTGGTCCACTAAATATCTCGGGTCagcaaagaaaataaatttacaatctCCGTGGGGCAAGTGCCTTGCTACCTTATGTGCTTGTGATCCGCCTCTGGCTAAGCTTCGGTTTTGGGAACACGTGATTAACGTTTTGTTAGGTAGGTAGTAGCACAATTTAAAGATTGTcgagaatattttaaaatcatgagACCTTgttttttaacattaaaatctTGAGACTCGACATAGCTAAGTGCCAGATAGTGGGGTCAGATGATCCTAATGAAATGGTTAGAAATTTAGTCTACATAGAGCCAAGTTTTgttatataatgtattttaagatGATGATTGTTTcaatagtttttagttttagtttttggtttttagattttggtttttggttttcagtttttggtttttggtttttagatttagattttggtttttggttttgctgtatttttttttttttaattaattaatacattactttaaaataatacaacaaaatagcaataaatatttagattttacaattaaaatttatcaaaatactgtattataattttaatataaaataaaataacatattttaatcattatattttataaaaatatattatagtaaaatataaatcataaaatatatataaattacacaaaaaaatattaaattttgaaactacttagacatttttcttataaattatttttaatttttaaaacttgaatagCAATAGTTTtccttatataaatattataaattaaacaaaaataaaaatacataaaattttgaaactaattataaattttcttatataaattatttatattttcttaaagttgaatggaaatttttatatttctggattaatacaatatattgtattaataaaacgtattatgttttttataattttcgtcATTTTTAATgtgattaataattattaaaataattcaattattttatttataaaaactaataactaagttttaaaattaaataatattatttataaaaaaaatatttacagatctgaaacacaaatttaaatatttcacaTTATCGTTCAAATGATATCTAATGTACCAAAAATTGTATgctaatattgtttttatgaaaatattatttattaattattaattaattaaaatgtagtagtttctccaaaaaaaaattcgtttttcttcataaaaactcacaaaagttgatttttggtttttcttcattaattggttaaacttttcaaaaactagtttccctaaattttaagaaatctatttattaaaaatcttgattggcaactcacataatttttataaaatctaaaactaaaaactaaaacaaaaaccacaaacaatcaacctttaggagaaaaaaaaaactattttttctattttttccacCTAACTAGGTGGCTATATGTACATCCGCTTtagtttatgtatttttctCCTAACTAGGTGactatatgtacatatattatGTACTTTAGTCTACATATAACCTAGTTaggaaaaaactattttttgccTTGTACTTATTTGGAGAAAGCGGACTAAGCGTTACGGATCTAGCGGACCAAGCGAATCGAGCTGCTTTATAATGCTAAACCTATTAAtatcaatttaaaaacaaataactgCTTTAACCTATGCTAGAACACTCCTTAGGTGATGTCTTTATATTGTTCATAGTAGAACTTATTTTTCTCTTTGTAAAGTTAAACCACTAGTggttctttaattttttattattaaaaaggtaGATCATATTTTATCAAACAACAATTGATGAATGGCAAATAAATAGGTGGTTTATCCACCTGATGGGAGAAATGctttttttctactttttatTCTTAGCCTAAGAGCAAGTCCAATGGAAATTCTTAGCAAAATATCCttagcaaaaaaatattataataatatgtgaGGCCTACTAAATTTAAGAGTTTGTGTCAAATTAATCTTTAGTTAAGGTTCAGATTTGTTATTGTGTACGGGTCCTACCGTCACGTGGAATCCCGCGATTGgctcttccttttttttagcgaaaaaaataataataataaaataattttaaaaacttaccTCGGTTATCGAACCAAAAGTAACAGTGTTGCGGATGGTCTAAGATACTGTAACGTCTTGGCCGCTTCCATTATTGGGTCTTTACCCATGTTCACTCGGCCTGTGGATTTTACTATCCCATTGATGATTGcctattagtttttttttggatgt
The sequence above is drawn from the Brassica napus cultivar Da-Ae chromosome A8, Da-Ae, whole genome shotgun sequence genome and encodes:
- the LOC106359943 gene encoding cytochrome P450 81F3 — its product is MFYYVIILSLALFLVAYKLIFSSKKQRFNLPPSPPYALPILGHHLLIKPPVHRLFHRLSKTYGPIFSLRVGYRRTVVISSSSLASECFTGQNDVLISNRPCFLTAKYVAYNYTTVGTAPYGDHWRNLRRVCSLEILSSNRLTNFLHIRKDEIRRMLTRLSREVDKEIELEPLLSDLTFNNIVRMVTGKRYYGDQVHNEEEANLFKKLVADVNDCSGARHPGDYLPFLKIFGGSFEKKVKSVGEAMDEILQRLLDECRRDKGGNTMVNHLLSLQQQEPEYYTDVTIKGLMLGMMIAGTDTSAVTLEWAMACLLNHPESLEKAKQEIDEKIGQERLIDEPDLEKLPYLQNIVSETFRLYPAAPLLVPRSTTDDIKVGGYDVPRGTMVMVNAWAIHRDPSLWNEPEKFKPERFNIGEGGEDVHKLMPFGNGRRACPGTGLGQRIVTLALGSLIQCFDWEKVNDEKIDMTETPGMAMRKKEPLWALCSSRLIMNELQAHS